A portion of the Streptococcus urinalis 2285-97 genome contains these proteins:
- the mnmA gene encoding tRNA 2-thiouridine(34) synthase MnmA, translating into MNDNSKTRVVVGMSGGVDSSVTALLLKEQGYDVVGVFMKNWDDTDEFGVCTATEDYKDVAAVADQIGIPYYSVNFEKEYWDRVFEYFLAEYRAGRTPNPDVMCNKEIKFKAFLDYAMSLGAVYVATGHYAQVKKDSDGTVHMLRGADNGKDQTYFLSQLSQEQLQKTMFPLGHLQKPEVRKIAEKAGLATAKKKDSTGICFIGEKNFKQFLSQYLPAQKGRMMTIDGRDMGEHAGLMYYTIGQRGGLGIGGQHGGDNQPWFVVGKDLSKNILYVGQGFYHESLMSTSLDASVIHFTKDMPEEFSMECTAKFRYRQPDSKVTITVKGDKANVKFDQPQRAITPGQAVVFYQDEECLGGGIIDMAFKDGKACQYI; encoded by the coding sequence ATGAATGACAATTCAAAAACAAGAGTTGTGGTAGGCATGAGCGGTGGAGTTGATTCATCCGTTACTGCGCTTTTACTTAAAGAACAAGGCTACGACGTTGTAGGTGTCTTTATGAAAAACTGGGATGATACAGATGAATTTGGGGTCTGTACAGCTACAGAAGATTATAAAGATGTCGCAGCAGTAGCTGATCAAATTGGGATACCTTATTATTCTGTAAATTTTGAAAAAGAATATTGGGATAGAGTTTTTGAATATTTTCTTGCTGAATATAGAGCAGGAAGAACTCCAAATCCTGATGTCATGTGCAATAAAGAAATAAAATTTAAAGCCTTTTTAGATTATGCGATGTCATTAGGAGCCGTCTATGTTGCCACTGGTCACTATGCACAAGTAAAAAAAGACTCTGATGGGACTGTTCATATGTTACGTGGAGCAGATAATGGGAAAGATCAGACTTATTTCTTAAGTCAATTATCACAAGAACAACTCCAAAAAACAATGTTTCCTTTAGGACATTTACAAAAACCAGAAGTCAGAAAGATAGCTGAAAAAGCTGGACTGGCGACGGCTAAAAAGAAAGACTCTACTGGTATCTGTTTTATTGGAGAAAAGAATTTCAAACAATTTTTAAGTCAGTACTTACCTGCACAAAAAGGTAGAATGATGACAATTGATGGTCGTGACATGGGTGAACACGCTGGTCTAATGTATTATACTATAGGTCAAAGGGGTGGTCTTGGTATTGGTGGCCAACATGGTGGCGATAATCAACCATGGTTTGTGGTAGGTAAAGACCTTTCAAAAAATATTTTATACGTGGGACAAGGTTTCTATCATGAATCATTAATGTCAACAAGTCTTGACGCATCTGTTATCCATTTTACAAAAGACATGCCTGAAGAGTTTTCTATGGAATGTACAGCTAAATTCCGATATCGTCAACCTGATTCAAAAGTTACAATAACTGTAAAAGGTGATAAAGCAAATGTCAAGTTTGACCAACCACAACGTGCGATTACACCTGGGCAAGCTGTAGTCTTTTATCAAGACGAAGAGTGTTTAGGTGGTGGGATTATTGATATGGCCTTTAAAGATGGTAAAGCATGTCAATATATTTAA
- the mnmG gene encoding tRNA uridine-5-carboxymethylaminomethyl(34) synthesis enzyme MnmG, which translates to MSHTFTEDYDVIVIGAGHAGVEASLAASRMGCKTLLATINLDMLAFMPCNPSIGGSAKGIVVREIDALGGEMGKNIDKTYIQMKMLNTGKGPAVRALRAQADKALYSREMKKTVENQENLTLRQSMIDDILVEDGKVIGVLTATGQKFSAKAIIVTTGTALRGEIILGELKYSSGPNNSLASVTLADNLKKLGLEIGRFKTGTPPRVKASSIDYTLTEIQPGDEKPNHFSFLSKDEDYLKDQIPCWLTYTNANSHDIINKNLYRAPMFSGIVKGVGPRYCPSIEDKIVRFADKERHQLFLEPEGRDTEEVYVQGLSTSLPEDVQKDLLHSIKGLEKAEMMRTGYAIEYDIVLPHQLRATLETKVISGLFTAGQTNGTSGYEEAAGQGIVAGINAALKVQGKPELILKRSDAYIGVMIDDLVTKGTLEPYRLLTSRAEYRLILRHDNADMRLTEIGRQVGLVDDERYSTYQIKKNKFDNEMSRLEKIKIKPVKETNEKVKALGFKALTDAMTAKEFMRRPEVNYEAITHFIGPAAEYLDTKIIDLLETEIKYEGYINKALDQVAKMKRMEEKRIPSNIDWDAIDSIATEARQKFKKINPETIGQASRISGVNPADISILMVYLEGNNKARKK; encoded by the coding sequence ATGTCACATACATTTACAGAAGATTACGATGTTATCGTCATTGGTGCTGGACATGCTGGTGTCGAAGCAAGTTTAGCTGCCAGTCGAATGGGATGTAAAACCTTATTAGCTACAATTAATCTTGATATGTTGGCTTTTATGCCTTGTAATCCTTCTATTGGTGGTTCTGCAAAAGGTATTGTTGTTAGAGAAATTGATGCTCTTGGTGGAGAAATGGGTAAAAATATTGATAAAACCTATATCCAAATGAAGATGCTTAACACTGGTAAAGGACCTGCTGTTAGAGCGTTAAGGGCGCAAGCTGACAAGGCTCTTTATTCAAGAGAAATGAAAAAAACGGTTGAAAACCAAGAAAATTTAACATTAAGACAATCAATGATTGATGATATTTTGGTCGAAGATGGGAAAGTAATTGGTGTTTTAACTGCTACAGGTCAAAAATTCTCAGCTAAAGCCATTATTGTAACTACAGGGACAGCATTGAGAGGAGAAATTATTTTAGGTGAATTAAAATATTCATCCGGACCAAATAATAGTTTAGCCTCTGTTACTTTAGCAGATAACCTAAAAAAATTAGGTTTAGAAATTGGTCGCTTCAAAACTGGAACACCTCCACGTGTAAAAGCTTCTTCTATTGATTATACCCTTACAGAAATTCAGCCTGGAGATGAAAAGCCAAACCATTTTTCATTTTTATCTAAAGATGAAGATTATTTAAAAGACCAAATCCCATGTTGGCTTACTTATACAAATGCTAATAGTCATGATATTATCAATAAAAACTTATATCGTGCACCAATGTTTTCAGGTATAGTAAAAGGTGTAGGTCCACGATACTGTCCATCTATTGAAGATAAAATAGTGAGATTTGCTGATAAAGAAAGACATCAACTCTTTTTAGAGCCAGAAGGTAGGGACACTGAAGAAGTTTATGTGCAAGGTTTATCAACCAGTCTCCCTGAAGATGTACAAAAAGATTTATTACATTCTATAAAAGGTCTTGAAAAAGCTGAAATGATGCGTACAGGATATGCTATTGAATATGATATTGTTTTACCACATCAATTGAGAGCAACTTTAGAAACAAAAGTTATTTCTGGACTTTTTACAGCAGGTCAAACAAACGGAACTTCTGGTTATGAAGAAGCAGCTGGTCAAGGTATTGTGGCTGGTATTAACGCAGCATTAAAGGTTCAAGGAAAACCTGAACTCATTTTAAAACGAAGTGATGCTTATATTGGGGTAATGATTGATGACTTGGTAACAAAAGGAACTTTAGAACCATATCGTCTTTTAACTTCACGCGCAGAATATCGTCTTATTTTGAGACATGATAATGCTGATATGAGACTTACAGAGATTGGACGTCAAGTTGGTTTAGTTGATGATGAAAGATACTCAACCTATCAAATTAAAAAGAATAAATTTGATAATGAAATGAGCCGCCTTGAAAAAATAAAAATAAAACCTGTTAAAGAAACTAATGAAAAAGTGAAAGCATTGGGATTTAAAGCTTTAACAGATGCTATGACTGCTAAAGAATTCATGAGAAGACCTGAAGTTAATTATGAAGCCATAACACATTTTATTGGTCCAGCAGCCGAATATTTAGATACTAAAATCATCGATTTGTTAGAAACTGAGATTAAGTATGAAGGCTATATTAATAAAGCTTTAGATCAAGTTGCTAAAATGAAACGTATGGAAGAAAAACGGATACCATCTAATATTGATTGGGATGCAATTGATTCCATTGCAACTGAAGCCCGTCAAAAATTTAAAAAAATAAATCCTGAAACGATTGGACAAGCTAGTCGAATCTCTGGTGTCAATCCAGCTGATATTAGTATTTTAATGGTCTATCTAGAGGGCAATAATAAGGCTAGAAAAAAGTAA
- a CDS encoding DHH family phosphoesterase encodes MKKFRFATIHLIMMGMILFGLLAICIKVVHSNTLLLGLIFLVLLFVIGLLWYQKQTYELSELEQIEILNDQTEVSLKNLLDKMPVGVIQFDQETQDIEWFNPYAELIFTTESGDFNSELVQEIIDSKCKGEASPSFQISGNKYSSYVDINAGIFYFFDVFVGNREIIDNNMLRPVIVIISIDNYDDVIDNYSDTDVSQINGFIANFISDFASARSIFYRRVSTDRFYFFTDYHILKELMDSKFDIVETFRNESQEKQFPLTLSMGISFGNKNHLQIGKVALENLNIASVRGGDQIVVRENDDNKKPLYFGGCSVSTVKRSRTRTRAMMSAISDRIKMVDKVFIVGHRNIDMDALGSAVGMQFFSSNVIEQSYVVYNPEDMNPDIERAIDSIQKDGKTRLISVAQAMGMVTSQSLLVMVDHSKISLTLSEEFYRLFTDVVIVDHHRRDNDFPENAVLSFIESGASSAAELVTELIQFQNAKTKLSKIQASVVMAGIMLDTKNFSTRVTSRTFDVASYLRSLGSDSVEIQTISAIDFDEYRQVNELILRGNRLTKDIIVASGDNEIIYTKVMASKAADTMLSMAGIEATFVIARISEHKIAISARSRSKINVQRIMEKMGGGGHFNLAACQLEDITAGQAKDLLISTIENTMKETMEDE; translated from the coding sequence ATGAAAAAATTTCGTTTTGCAACAATCCATCTGATTATGATGGGGATGATATTATTTGGCTTATTAGCCATTTGTATAAAAGTTGTTCATTCAAATACATTACTTTTAGGTTTAATTTTTCTGGTCTTATTATTTGTTATTGGACTACTATGGTATCAAAAACAAACTTATGAACTTTCAGAATTGGAACAAATTGAGATTCTTAATGATCAGACTGAAGTCAGTTTAAAAAATTTATTAGATAAAATGCCAGTGGGTGTGATTCAGTTTGACCAAGAAACTCAAGATATTGAATGGTTCAATCCATATGCTGAATTGATTTTTACAACTGAATCTGGTGATTTTAACTCAGAATTAGTACAAGAGATCATTGATTCAAAGTGTAAGGGAGAAGCCAGCCCTAGCTTTCAAATTTCTGGAAATAAATACTCTTCTTACGTTGATATCAATGCAGGTATTTTCTATTTCTTTGATGTCTTTGTAGGAAATCGTGAAATTATTGATAATAATATGTTGAGACCTGTCATTGTAATTATTTCAATTGATAACTATGATGACGTTATTGATAATTATTCTGATACAGATGTTTCACAAATTAATGGTTTTATTGCCAATTTTATTTCAGATTTTGCTAGTGCTAGATCTATCTTTTATCGACGCGTAAGTACAGATCGCTTTTACTTTTTTACTGACTATCATATTTTAAAAGAATTAATGGATTCAAAATTTGATATTGTTGAAACATTTAGAAATGAATCTCAAGAAAAACAATTTCCTTTAACCTTAAGTATGGGTATTTCATTTGGTAACAAAAATCATTTACAAATCGGAAAAGTTGCTCTGGAAAACCTCAATATAGCCTCAGTACGTGGTGGAGATCAAATTGTTGTCAGAGAAAATGATGATAATAAAAAACCTCTTTACTTTGGTGGTTGTTCTGTATCAACAGTAAAACGGTCTAGAACAAGAACCAGAGCTATGATGTCAGCAATATCAGACCGTATTAAGATGGTTGATAAAGTTTTTATTGTTGGACATCGTAATATCGACATGGATGCTTTAGGTTCAGCGGTGGGAATGCAATTTTTCTCAAGTAATGTTATAGAACAAAGTTATGTCGTCTATAATCCTGAAGACATGAATCCAGATATCGAACGGGCTATTGATAGTATTCAAAAAGATGGAAAAACAAGACTTATAAGTGTTGCACAAGCTATGGGTATGGTAACATCACAATCTTTATTAGTAATGGTTGACCATTCAAAAATATCATTAACTCTCTCAGAAGAGTTTTACAGATTGTTTACTGATGTTGTTATTGTTGACCATCATCGTAGAGATAATGATTTTCCAGAAAATGCTGTATTATCATTCATTGAAAGTGGAGCAAGTAGTGCAGCTGAATTAGTCACTGAACTTATTCAATTTCAAAATGCAAAAACGAAATTAAGTAAAATTCAAGCCAGTGTAGTTATGGCTGGTATAATGTTGGATACAAAGAATTTTTCAACACGAGTAACAAGTAGAACTTTTGATGTTGCTAGTTATCTTAGATCACTTGGAAGTGATAGTGTCGAAATTCAGACAATTTCAGCAATTGATTTTGATGAGTATAGACAAGTTAATGAGTTGATTTTAAGAGGAAATCGTTTAACGAAAGACATTATTGTTGCCTCAGGTGATAATGAGATAATTTACACCAAAGTTATGGCTAGTAAAGCTGCTGATACCATGTTGTCAATGGCAGGTATCGAAGCTACATTTGTAATTGCCAGAATATCTGAACATAAAATCGCTATTTCAGCTCGAAGTCGTAGTAAAATAAATGTACAACGTATTATGGAAAAAATGGGAGGTGGCGGTCATTTCAATTTGGCAGCTTGTCAATTGGAAGACATAACCGCAGGTCAAGCAAAAGATTTACTCATTTCTACAATTGAAAATACTATGAAAGAAACAATGGAGGATGAATAA
- the rplI gene encoding 50S ribosomal protein L9, whose product MKVIFLTDVKGKGKKGEIKEVPTGYAQNFLLKKKLAKEATSQAIGELKGKQKSEEKAQAELLSEAKTTKALLEKEETRVQFSEKVGPDGRTFGSITAKKIAEELQSQYEIKIDKRHIELDHPIRAIGKIEVPVKLHKEVTGQIKIQVNEA is encoded by the coding sequence ATGAAAGTTATCTTTTTAACAGATGTAAAAGGTAAAGGAAAAAAAGGTGAAATAAAAGAAGTCCCAACTGGTTACGCTCAAAACTTTTTATTAAAAAAGAAACTTGCTAAAGAAGCAACATCTCAAGCAATTGGTGAGTTAAAAGGAAAACAAAAATCAGAAGAAAAAGCACAAGCAGAACTTTTATCTGAAGCAAAAACAACAAAAGCACTTCTTGAAAAAGAAGAAACTAGAGTTCAATTTAGTGAAAAAGTTGGACCAGATGGTCGTACCTTTGGTTCTATTACGGCTAAGAAAATTGCTGAAGAGTTACAATCTCAATATGAAATAAAGATTGATAAACGTCATATTGAGTTAGATCATCCTATTAGAGCAATTGGAAAGATTGAAGTTCCTGTCAAATTACATAAAGAAGTTACAGGACAAATAAAAATTCAAGTTAACGAAGCATAA
- the dnaB gene encoding replicative DNA helicase — protein MPEVSELRVQPQDLLAEQSVLGSIFIAPDKLITVREFISPEDFYKYSHKVIFKAMITLSDRNDAIDATTVRTILDDQGDLQNIGGLSYIVELVNSVPTSANAEYYAKIVAEKAMLRNIISRLTDTVNQAYDGSFESEDIIANAEKALVDINEHSNRNGFRKISDVLKVNYENLEARSQQTSDVTGLPTGFRDLDKITTGLHPDQLVILAARPAVGKTAFVLNIAQNVGTKQKRPVAIFSLEMGAESLVDRMLAAEGMVDSHSLRTGQLTDQDWNNVTIAQGALAEAPIYIDDTPGIKITEIRARARKLSQEVEGGLGLIVIDYLQLITGTRPENRQQEVSDISRQLKILAKELKVPVIALSQLSRGVEQRQDKRPVLSDIRESGSIEQDADIVAFLYRDDYYRKEGEEAEDTIEVILEKNRAGARGTVKLMFQKEYNKFSTIAQFEER, from the coding sequence TTGCCTGAAGTTTCAGAATTAAGGGTTCAACCACAGGACTTACTTGCAGAACAGTCGGTCCTAGGTTCAATCTTTATAGCACCTGATAAATTAATCACTGTTCGTGAATTTATTAGTCCTGAAGACTTTTATAAGTATTCGCATAAGGTTATTTTTAAGGCAATGATAACCCTCAGTGATCGTAATGATGCTATTGATGCAACAACAGTTAGAACAATTTTAGATGATCAAGGTGATTTACAAAATATTGGTGGACTATCTTATATTGTAGAATTGGTAAATAGTGTACCAACAAGTGCTAATGCTGAGTACTATGCTAAAATAGTTGCTGAAAAAGCAATGTTGAGAAATATCATTTCTAGATTGACAGATACTGTAAACCAAGCTTATGATGGTTCATTTGAGTCAGAAGATATTATTGCCAATGCAGAAAAAGCCTTAGTTGATATAAATGAACATAGCAATCGAAATGGTTTTCGAAAAATTTCGGATGTTTTAAAAGTCAATTATGAAAATTTAGAAGCAAGATCACAGCAAACTTCTGATGTGACAGGATTACCTACTGGTTTTCGTGATCTTGACAAGATTACAACAGGTTTACACCCTGATCAATTAGTTATTTTAGCAGCTAGACCCGCTGTTGGTAAAACTGCATTCGTTTTAAACATTGCACAAAATGTTGGAACAAAGCAAAAACGACCTGTAGCTATTTTTTCACTTGAAATGGGAGCAGAAAGTTTAGTTGATCGTATGTTGGCTGCTGAAGGCATGGTAGATTCACATAGCCTAAGAACAGGACAACTAACGGATCAAGATTGGAATAATGTTACTATTGCACAAGGAGCTCTTGCTGAGGCACCAATTTATATAGATGACACACCAGGTATCAAAATTACTGAAATTAGAGCAAGAGCTCGTAAGTTATCTCAAGAAGTAGAAGGTGGATTAGGCTTGATTGTCATTGACTATTTACAGTTGATAACAGGAACAAGACCTGAAAATAGGCAACAAGAAGTTTCAGATATATCGAGACAGTTGAAAATTTTAGCTAAAGAATTAAAAGTACCTGTTATAGCTTTAAGCCAACTTTCACGTGGGGTTGAACAAAGGCAAGATAAAAGACCAGTCTTATCTGATATTCGTGAATCTGGATCAATCGAACAAGATGCTGATATTGTTGCCTTTCTTTATAGAGATGACTATTATCGAAAAGAAGGTGAAGAAGCAGAAGACACTATTGAAGTTATCCTAGAAAAAAATCGTGCTGGTGCTCGTGGTACAGTTAAACTAATGTTTCAAAAAGAGTATAATAAATTTTCAACGATTGCACAGTTTGAAGAAAGATAG
- a CDS encoding Veg family protein, with translation MSDAFADVAKMKKIKEDIKSHEGKLVELTLENGRKREKTKVGRLTEVYPSLFIVEYNESSDIPGAINNSYVESYTYSDILTEKTLIRYLD, from the coding sequence ATGAGTGATGCATTTGCTGATGTCGCAAAAATGAAAAAAATAAAAGAAGATATTAAGTCTCATGAAGGTAAATTAGTCGAACTAACTTTAGAAAATGGTCGAAAAAGAGAAAAGACGAAGGTTGGTCGTCTCACTGAAGTATATCCATCTTTGTTCATTGTTGAGTATAATGAAAGTTCAGATATTCCAGGTGCAATCAATAATTCTTATGTAGAATCTTATACCTATTCAGATATCTTAACTGAAAAAACCTTAATTCGATATCTAGATTAA
- the rpsD gene encoding 30S ribosomal protein S4 yields MSRYTGPSWKQSRRLGLSLTGTGKELARRNYVPGQHGPNNRSKLSEYGLQLAEKQKLRFSYGLGEKQFRNLFVQATKVKEGTLGFNFMVLLERRLDNVVYRLGLATTRRQARQFVNHGHILVDGKRVDIPSYRVEVGQVISVREKSIKVPAILEAVEATIGRPAFVSFDAEKLEGSLKRLPERDEINPEINEQLVVEFYNKML; encoded by the coding sequence ATGTCACGTTATACTGGTCCATCATGGAAACAATCACGTCGCCTAGGTTTATCACTTACAGGCACTGGTAAAGAATTAGCACGTCGTAACTACGTACCTGGACAACATGGTCCTAACAATCGTAGTAAACTTTCAGAATATGGTTTACAACTTGCTGAAAAACAAAAATTACGTTTTTCATATGGTTTAGGTGAAAAACAATTCCGTAACTTGTTCGTTCAAGCAACAAAAGTTAAAGAAGGAACACTTGGTTTCAATTTTATGGTTCTTTTAGAACGTCGTCTTGATAATGTTGTTTATCGTTTAGGTTTAGCAACTACTCGTCGTCAAGCACGTCAATTTGTAAATCATGGACATATTTTAGTTGACGGAAAACGTGTTGATATTCCTTCATACCGTGTTGAAGTTGGTCAAGTGATTTCAGTACGTGAAAAATCAATCAAAGTTCCAGCTATTCTTGAAGCTGTTGAAGCTACAATTGGACGTCCAGCTTTCGTTTCTTTTGATGCAGAAAAACTTGAAGGTTCATTAAAACGCCTTCCAGAACGCGATGAAATTAATCCAGAAATTAACGAACAACTTGTCGTTGAGTTCTACAACAAAATGCTTTAA
- a CDS encoding DUF1304 domain-containing protein: protein MSFITIVLVLLVALEFIYIMYLETIATSSEKTSQIFGMSKEELQRESVQNLFKNQGIYNLLFALGLLYGLMTNHSDIIIMLLIGIILVAIYGAITVNKKIVIQQAGLAVLALISFFF from the coding sequence ATGTCTTTTATTACAATTGTGTTAGTTTTACTTGTTGCCTTGGAATTCATTTACATTATGTATTTGGAAACAATAGCAACTAGCTCTGAAAAAACATCTCAAATTTTTGGAATGTCTAAGGAAGAATTGCAAAGAGAATCTGTTCAAAATTTATTTAAAAATCAAGGTATATATAATCTTCTATTTGCTTTAGGACTTTTATACGGATTGATGACAAACCACTCTGATATTATTATTATGTTATTGATAGGGATAATACTGGTTGCTATTTATGGTGCAATCACTGTTAATAAAAAAATCGTGATTCAGCAAGCTGGTCTTGCTGTACTAGCTTTAATCAGTTTTTTCTTTTAG
- a CDS encoding putative quinol monooxygenase, translating to MTVTVNIIYRGKNGSAFEFANEMISSGLVTKIREQKGNLRFDYFKSFDDPEALLLIDEWVDQEAIDIHHKSEMMPQIADLRKKYQLKMEVKQFQEITKK from the coding sequence ATGACGGTAACAGTAAATATTATCTATAGAGGAAAAAATGGATCTGCATTTGAGTTTGCCAATGAAATGATTTCATCAGGTTTAGTAACTAAAATTAGAGAACAAAAAGGAAATTTAAGATTTGATTATTTCAAATCTTTTGATGATCCTGAAGCACTCTTACTAATAGATGAATGGGTTGATCAAGAAGCTATAGACATTCATCATAAATCAGAAATGATGCCACAAATTGCTGACTTAAGAAAGAAATACCAGCTCAAAATGGAAGTCAAACAATTTCAAGAAATCACAAAAAAATAA
- a CDS encoding alpha/beta fold hydrolase, with translation MYLRSHDGSAIFFRCIGNGFPILFLHGNNLSSDYFQNQLELAKQYKLIFIDSRAQGKSDLVTSSISFEKLTEDVNQVLEHLSINSCLIVGHSDGANLAISFCQKYPNKVKGLILNSGNVTFNGLRILSRIGILIELFFLRLLSKRSLYFKSKLLVAKLMKEEIKLDKERLRMLTFPTWVVVGSCDIIKLSHSEEICLLFPNSRLIKIKSQGHNVAKEEPLTFNKLIVDMMDLIQRRNQS, from the coding sequence ATGTATCTAAGAAGCCATGATGGTTCAGCTATCTTTTTTAGATGTATTGGAAATGGTTTTCCTATCCTCTTTTTACATGGCAATAATTTGAGTAGTGATTATTTTCAAAATCAGTTAGAACTAGCTAAACAATATAAACTCATTTTTATTGATAGTAGAGCACAAGGAAAATCTGATCTTGTAACTAGTAGTATTTCATTTGAGAAGTTGACAGAAGATGTCAATCAAGTTTTGGAACATTTGTCTATCAATTCTTGTTTAATTGTTGGACACAGTGATGGTGCTAACTTAGCAATTTCATTTTGTCAAAAATACCCTAATAAAGTAAAAGGACTTATTTTAAATTCTGGAAACGTGACCTTTAATGGCCTTAGAATCTTAAGTAGAATAGGTATTTTGATAGAACTATTTTTTTTAAGACTTCTATCAAAACGATCACTTTATTTTAAATCAAAATTATTAGTAGCAAAGCTTATGAAAGAAGAAATCAAACTAGATAAAGAACGTCTTAGGATGTTAACTTTCCCAACATGGGTTGTTGTAGGTAGTTGTGATATTATTAAACTATCTCATTCTGAAGAAATATGTTTGTTATTTCCAAACAGTCGTTTAATCAAGATTAAAAGTCAAGGTCATAATGTAGCTAAGGAAGAACCATTAACTTTTAACAAGCTAATTGTAGATATGATGGACCTTATTCAAAGGAGAAACCAAAGTTGA